In the genome of Pseudomonas sp. HS6, one region contains:
- a CDS encoding UDP-N-acetylmuramoyl-L-alanyl-D-glutamate--2,6-diaminopimelate ligase — protein sequence MSLSLNKIFPHAGHDLLIRELALDSRNVRAGDLFLAVPGGKFDGRAHIADALTRGAAAVAYEVEGATVLPITDVPLIPVKGLAAQLSDIAGRFYGEPSHHLNLVGVTGTNGKTSVTQLVAQALDLLGQHCGIVGTLGSGFYGALQSGLHTTPNPIAMQATLGDLKKAGAKAVAMEVSSHGLDQGRVTSLAFDVAVMTNLSRDHLDYHGTMEAYAEAKAKLFAWNDLKCRVVNLDDDFGRQLAAEKRESRLITYSLLDNSAYLYVREAQFDDHGVRATLVTPQGEHHLRSTLLGRFNLSNVLAAVGALLGLDYALDEILKVLPKLEGPAGRMQRLGGGTQPLVVVDYAHTPDALEKVLTALRPHVKGQLLCLFGCGGDRDRGKRPLMAEVVERLADRVLVTDDNPRTEDPAVIFDDIRAGFAAVDNVSFVAGRGQAIAQLIASASADDVVVLAGKGHEDYQEINGERHAFSDLVEADHALTAWEVAHA from the coding sequence ATGTCTCTTAGTCTGAACAAGATTTTCCCCCACGCCGGCCACGATCTGTTGATCCGTGAACTGGCGCTCGACAGCCGTAACGTGCGCGCGGGCGATCTGTTCCTCGCGGTGCCGGGCGGCAAGTTCGACGGTCGTGCGCACATTGCTGATGCGCTCACCCGTGGTGCGGCCGCCGTGGCTTATGAAGTGGAAGGCGCCACCGTACTGCCGATCACTGACGTGCCGTTGATTCCGGTCAAAGGCCTGGCCGCGCAGCTGTCGGATATCGCCGGCCGTTTTTACGGTGAGCCAAGTCATCACCTGAATCTGGTGGGCGTGACCGGCACTAACGGCAAAACCAGCGTGACTCAACTGGTTGCCCAGGCGCTGGACCTGCTCGGCCAGCATTGCGGCATCGTCGGCACCCTCGGCTCCGGTTTCTACGGCGCGCTGCAAAGCGGCCTGCACACCACGCCGAATCCGATCGCCATGCAAGCGACTCTGGGCGACCTGAAAAAGGCCGGCGCCAAAGCCGTGGCCATGGAAGTCTCGTCCCATGGTCTGGATCAGGGCCGAGTCACCTCGCTGGCGTTCGACGTCGCGGTGATGACCAACCTGTCCCGCGATCACCTCGATTATCACGGCACCATGGAGGCCTACGCCGAAGCGAAGGCCAAGCTGTTCGCATGGAATGATCTGAAGTGCCGAGTGGTCAATCTGGACGACGATTTCGGTCGGCAACTGGCTGCTGAAAAACGTGAGTCGCGCCTGATCACTTATAGCCTGCTCGACAACAGCGCCTATCTTTATGTCCGCGAAGCGCAGTTCGACGACCACGGCGTGCGCGCCACGCTGGTCACGCCGCAGGGCGAACATCATCTGCGCAGCACATTGCTGGGCCGTTTCAACCTGAGCAACGTATTGGCCGCAGTCGGTGCCTTGCTTGGCCTGGATTACGCCCTCGACGAAATCCTCAAGGTGCTGCCGAAACTCGAAGGCCCGGCCGGACGCATGCAGCGTCTCGGCGGTGGCACCCAGCCACTGGTGGTGGTCGATTACGCCCACACGCCGGATGCGCTGGAAAAAGTCCTGACTGCGCTGCGTCCACACGTCAAAGGCCAGTTGCTGTGCCTGTTCGGCTGTGGCGGTGACCGTGATCGCGGCAAGCGCCCGTTGATGGCCGAAGTGGTCGAGCGTCTGGCCGACCGCGTGCTGGTCACCGATGACAATCCGCGTACCGAAGATCCAGCGGTGATCTTCGATGACATCCGTGCCGGTTTTGCGGCTGTGGATAACGTGTCGTTCGTGGCCGGCCGTGGCCAGGCCATTGCGCAACTGATCGCCAGCGCCTCGGCGGATGACGTGGTGGTCCTGGCCGGCAAGGGTCACGAGGACTATCAGGAAATCAACGGCGAGCGCCATGCATTCTCCGATCTGGTCGAGGCTGATCACGCCCTGACCGCGTGGGAGGTGGCCCATGCTTAA